GCCCAGCAGCGCCAGCGCAATGCCCAGCCGCTGCTTCATGCCCATGGAAAAGCGGCCCGCGCGCTTTTTGTCGGCGGGGTCGAGCCCCACCAGCTCCAGCAGGCGACGGACGCTCTCCTCCGGGCTTACCAGGCCCATGCAGGCGGCCTTGAGCAGCATGTTTTCACGGGCGGGCAGGCCGGGGTAAAGGCCCGCGCTCTCGACCAGGACCCCCACCCGGCGGCGGGCGGCCTCGTTTGAAACGGGCTGGCCGAACAGGCGGATTTCGCCCCCGGTGGGGCGGGCCAGCCCGCACAGCAGCTTCAGGGTGGTGGATTTGCCCGACCCGTTGCGCCCGATAAAGCCGTAGATATCGCCCTCGTGGACGGTCATGTCCAGCTGGTCCACAGCGCGTTTTTGCCCGTAGACCTTGGTCAGGGCGGATGTAGCGATCACTTCCATTGTGACGGCTCCTTTCCTTGTGATAACTTTATTGTACCGGGGCGGGATTCAGAAAGCGCAAAGAAAGGTTAAAGAAAGGGTAAAGTTTGCCCGGCCCCGGTTCAGGGGGCCAGCTTGAAGCCGATGCCCCACACGGTTTGGATGTAGCTTTCGGTGCCGGTGGGGCGCAGCTTTGCCCGCAGGTTGCTGATGTGCACGTTGATGGTTTTGTCCTCGACAAAATAATCCTGCCGCCAGACCGCCTCGAAAATTTCCTGCTTGGTGAACACCTTGGCGGGGTGGGCGGCCAGCAGCTCCAGAATATCGAACTCGTGGGCGGTGAGTTCCACCGGGCTGCCGGCCGCCGTGAGGGTGCGGGCGGCGGGGTCGATGACCCAGTCCCTGTAAACAAGAAGGCCGCTTTGAGGGGGCGTGCCCGCATGGCGCAGCTGCACCCCGATGCGGGCCCACAGCTCGTCCAGTTCAAAGGGCTTGGTGAGGTAATCGTCGGCTCCGCCGCTTAAAAGCGCCACCTTGGCGCCCAGCTCGTCACGCGCGGTGAGCACGATCACCGGCACGCCGCTTTTCTGCCGCAGCCAGGCCAGCAGCTCCTCGCCGGACAGGCCGGGCAGCATCAGGTCCATCAGCACCAGGTCAAAGCCGCCGGCCCCGAAGCACAGGCGCCCCTCGGTGCCGGAGAAGGCCTGGGTGCACACGGCGCCCTTTTGGCGAAGGTATTCGGCAATGAGGCCGTTGATGGAGGGATCGTCCTCCACGATCAGGATGTTGGGCATATGGCTGCACCCCTTTTTCAGTGTATAGCACAAGTATAACACAAGACCGGGCGCCCCGCACGGGGAGGCCCGGTCTTGTGGCTGTTCTTTACAGGTCGGAATGGTACTGGGCGCAGGTGCACTTTTTCCATTTGAGGCCGCTGCCGCAGGGGCAGGGGTCGTTGCGGCCGATCTTCTGCACCTTGACCGGCCCGTTTTTGCCGGTGGACTTTACGCCCTTGCCCGGCACCGCGGCGTCGCCGCTGGGCTTTGCCACCTGGGTGCGCTGCATGGGCTGCTCGGTGCGGATTTCCACGGTGAGCAGCATGCGCACCGCGTCTTCCTTGATGCTCTCGATCATCTCGTCGAACATCTCGAAGCCCTCGATGCGGTATTCGATCACCGGGTCGCGCTGGCCGTAGCCCCGCAGGTAGATGCCCTGGCGCAGCTGGTCCATGTTGTCGATGTGGTCCATCCACTTGGTATCGACGTTGCGCAGCAGGCAAATGCGCTCGAGCTCACGCATGAGGGGAGAGCCGTACTTTTTCTCCTTGGCTTCCAGAATGGCTTCGCCCCGCTCGATGAGCACCTGGGCGATCTGCTCTTTGGTGAGGTCCTCCAGCTGGGCGGTGGTGTAGTGGAAGTCGGTTTCGCGGGCGAGCCAGCCTAGGTAGTGGCGGCGCAGGGCCGCGAAGTCCCAGTCGTCGGCGATCTCGCCGGCGCAGAAGCTGGCCACGCTGGCCTCGATGTTCTCTTTGAGCATGGTGCGCATGGTGGCGGAGATATCCTCGCCGTTCAGCACCTGGCGGCGCTGGCCGTAAATGATCTCGCGCTGTTTGTTCATCACGTCGTCGAACTGCAGCACGTTTTTGCGGATGCCGAAGTTCTGCGCCTCGAGCTTTTTCTGCGCGCTCTCGATGGTGTTCGAGATCATCTTGTTCTCGATGGGCATATCCTCTTCGAGGCCCAGGGTGTCCATGAGATTCTGCACCCGCTCGCCGCCGAACAGGCGCATGAGGTCGTCTTCCAGGCTGAGGAAAAAGCGGGAGGCGCCGGGGTCGCCCTGGCGGCCGGAACGGCCGCGCAGCTGGTTGTCGATGCGGCGGCTCTCGTGCCGCTCGGTGCCGATGATGTAAAGGCCGCCCGCGGCCTTTACATCATCGGCCTCCTGGGCGATCTGGGCCTTGTGCTCGGCCAGAAGCTCGCTGAAACGGGCGCGCACGGCCAGGATCTCCTCGTTTTCGGTCTCGGCGTGGCCGTCGGCCTCGGCGATGAGCTCCTCGGAGAAATCCTCCTTGCGCAGCTGCACCTTGGCCATGTACTCGGCGTTGCCGCCCAGCATAATGTCGGTGCCGCGGCCCGCCATGTTGGTGGCGATGGTCACCGCGCCCTTTTTGCCGGCCTGGGCCACGATCTCGGCCTCTTTTTCGTGGTTTTTGGCGTTCAGCACGTTGTGCTTGACCCCCCGGCGGCTGAGCAGCTTGGAGAGGATCTCGCTCTTTTCCACGCTGACGGTGCCCACCAGCACGGGCTGGCCCTTTTCGTGGCACTCGACCACCTGCTCGACCACCGCATCGTACTTGCCCTTGACGCTTTTGTACACGCTGTCCGGCTGGTCCTTGCGCTGGCAGGGCTTGTTGGTGGGAACGGTCACGATGGACAGGCCGTAGATCTCGTTGAACTCGTCGGCCTCGGTCTTGGCGGTGCCGGTCATGCCGGCCAGCTTTTCGTACATGCGGAAGTAGTTCTGGAAGGTGATGGTGGCCAGGGTCTTGCTCTCGGCCGCCACCTGCACGCCCTCTTTGGCCTCGATGGCCTGGTGCAGGCCCTCGTTGTAGCGCCGGCCGATCATGAGGCGGCCGGTGAACTCGTCCACAATGATGACCTCGCCCTCGCGCACCACGTAGTCAATGTCGCGCTTCATCACGCCCCGGGCCTTGACGGCCTGGTTGATGTGGTGGGAGAGGGTCATGTTGGCCGCGTCGGACAGGTTTTCCAGGTGGAACCAGGCCTCGGCCTTTTTGATGCCGCTCTCGGTGAGGGTGGCGGTCTTGTGCTTTTCGTCCACCACGTAGTCGCCGTCGACCTGCTCGTCCTGGTCCTCTTTGTCGTCCAGCTCCACGACCTTGCTCATTTTCAGGGTCTTCACAAAATCGTCGGCCTGCTGATACAGAGCGCTGGAATCGTCGCCCTTGCCGCTGATGATCAGGGGGGTGCGGGCTTCGTCGATCAGGATGGAGTCGACCTCGTCGACAATGGCGAAGTAGTGGCCGCGCTGCACCATGTTCTCTTTGTAGACCACCATGTTGTCGCGCAGGTAGTCGAACCCGAACTCGTTGTTGGTGCCATAGGTAATGTCGGCATTATAGGCGGCGTGGCGCTCTTCGTTGGTGATGCCCTGCACGATCAGGCCCACGGAAAGGCCCAGCCAGCGGTAGACCTTGCCCATCCACTCGGAGTCGCGGCGGGCCAGGTAGTCGTTCACGGTGACCACATGCACGCCCTTGCCGGTGAGGGCGTTCAGGTAAACGGGCAGGGTGGCCACCAGGGTTTTGCCCTCGCCGGTGCTCATCTCGGCGATGCAGGCCCGGTGCAGCACAATGCCGCCCAAAATCTGCACGGGGAAATGCTTCATGCCCAGCACCCGCCAGCTGGCTTCGCGGCAGACCGCGAAGGCGGCGGGCAGGATATC
This window of the Oscillospiraceae bacterium genome carries:
- a CDS encoding DNA-binding response regulator, translating into MPNILIVEDDPSINGLIAEYLRQKGAVCTQAFSGTEGRLCFGAGGFDLVLMDLMLPGLSGEELLAWLRQKSGVPVIVLTARDELGAKVALLSGGADDYLTKPFELDELWARIGVQLRHAGTPPQSGLLVYRDWVIDPAARTLTAAGSPVELTAHEFDILELLAAHPAKVFTKQEIFEAVWRQDYFVEDKTINVHISNLRAKLRPTGTESYIQTVWGIGFKLAP
- the secA gene encoding protein translocase subunit SecA; this translates as MEKLFGSFSEKELKRIRPLADQVLALEGEMQQKTDAELQAMTPALKERLANGESLDDILPAAFAVCREASWRVLGMKHFPVQILGGIVLHRACIAEMSTGEGKTLVATLPVYLNALTGKGVHVVTVNDYLARRDSEWMGKVYRWLGLSVGLIVQGITNEERHAAYNADITYGTNNEFGFDYLRDNMVVYKENMVQRGHYFAIVDEVDSILIDEARTPLIISGKGDDSSALYQQADDFVKTLKMSKVVELDDKEDQDEQVDGDYVVDEKHKTATLTESGIKKAEAWFHLENLSDAANMTLSHHINQAVKARGVMKRDIDYVVREGEVIIVDEFTGRLMIGRRYNEGLHQAIEAKEGVQVAAESKTLATITFQNYFRMYEKLAGMTGTAKTEADEFNEIYGLSIVTVPTNKPCQRKDQPDSVYKSVKGKYDAVVEQVVECHEKGQPVLVGTVSVEKSEILSKLLSRRGVKHNVLNAKNHEKEAEIVAQAGKKGAVTIATNMAGRGTDIMLGGNAEYMAKVQLRKEDFSEELIAEADGHAETENEEILAVRARFSELLAEHKAQIAQEADDVKAAGGLYIIGTERHESRRIDNQLRGRSGRQGDPGASRFFLSLEDDLMRLFGGERVQNLMDTLGLEEDMPIENKMISNTIESAQKKLEAQNFGIRKNVLQFDDVMNKQREIIYGQRRQVLNGEDISATMRTMLKENIEASVASFCAGEIADDWDFAALRRHYLGWLARETDFHYTTAQLEDLTKEQIAQVLIERGEAILEAKEKKYGSPLMRELERICLLRNVDTKWMDHIDNMDQLRQGIYLRGYGQRDPVIEYRIEGFEMFDEMIESIKEDAVRMLLTVEIRTEQPMQRTQVAKPSGDAAVPGKGVKSTGKNGPVKVQKIGRNDPCPCGSGLKWKKCTCAQYHSDL